From Rutidosis leptorrhynchoides isolate AG116_Rl617_1_P2 chromosome 3, CSIRO_AGI_Rlap_v1, whole genome shotgun sequence, a single genomic window includes:
- the LOC139897379 gene encoding large ribosomal subunit protein bL21m-like, producing the protein MANRRCLQTLTYQLHKSTTHCTHPNPYSFLHQLRTLTHIPNLPQTCSNPNSRYNIFSNPNFNSTSIQFTKYRHFSSDRRDNSDDNNTESDDEEEEEEDYDDDDDDDDDDDDDGIGESVMNSGGVKREYTAEEKEIEAGAIGYKVIGQLQRSDRVFKSYEPVFAVIQIGAYQFKVSNGDCIYTEKLKFCEVHDKLILNKVLMLGSKTQTMIGRPILPEASVHAVVEEHALDAKVIIFKKKRRKNYRRTKGHRQELTKLRITDIQGIEKPEIPEPLLKTEKAAAKKVEKAAVAA; encoded by the exons ATGGCGAATCGACGGTGTTTACAAACCCTAACTTACCAACTCCACAAATCAACAACACATTGTACTCATCCAAATCCATACTCATTTCTTCACCAACTCAGAACCCTTACTCACATCCCCAATTTGCCCCAAACTTGTTCAAACCCTAACTCACGCTACAACATTTtttcaaaccctaatttcaattccACTTCGATTCAATTCACAAAATACCGTCATTTCTCATCGGATCGACGCGATAACAGCGATGATAACAACACGGAAAGTGacgacgaagaagaagaagaagaagactacgatgatgatgatgatgatgatgatgatgatgatgatgatggaattgGGGAAAGTGTGATGAATTCAGGTGGTGTAAAAAGAGAGTATACAGCTGAAGAGAAAGAAATTGAAGCTGGTGCTATTGGTTATAAAGTGATTGGGCAGCTTCAGCGGTCTGACCGGGTTTTTAAATCATATGAACCCGTTTTTGCTGTTATTCAG ATTGGTGCATATCAGTTTAAGGTGAGCAATGGAGATTGCATATACACAGAGAAATTGAAGTTTTGTGAAGTGCATGACAAG TTAATATTAAATAAGGTTCTCATGCTTGGTTCCAAGACTCAAACTATGATTGGACGACCTATCTTGCCTGAGGCATCTGTTCATGCAGTTGTTGAAGAGCAT GCCTTGGATGCAAAAGTAATCATATtcaagaaaaagagaagaaagaaTTATCGCCGAACAAAAGGTCATAGACAG GAATTGACAAAACTGAGAATAACTGATATTCAAGGAATCGAAAAACCAGAAATACCTGAACCACTCTTGAAGACTGAAAAGGCTGCTGCAAAGAAGGTAGAAAAGGCAGCAGTTGCTGCATAA